From one Aspergillus fumigatus Af293 chromosome 8, whole genome shotgun sequence genomic stretch:
- the badA gene encoding betaine aldehyde dehydrogenase, translated as MADLPFAPRHPYYDGKVQLASSGRTFRTINPADNTPLAEIHVASNSDTDAAIAAADRAFPLWSQTPHIARARILQKAAALLRERNDELARLETLDSGKAYSETSTVDIVTGADVLEYYANLVGGGGLNGETTQLREDAWVFTKKAPLGVCVGIGAWNYPLQIALWKSAPCLAAGNTMVYKPSEYTPLHAQMLAEIYREAGLPPGVFNVVYGAGDVGAYLTAHPLVAKVSFTGQVSTGMKVAGSAAGQMKYVTMELGGKSPLLILPDADLENAVNGAMMANFFSTGQVCTNGTRVFVPRGMKSAFEKALLDKMQYIRPGPLFDNATNFGPLSSALHLEKVTSYIRHGIETDKATLLYGGLGKPSLPKDLENGFWVRPTVFTDCTDSMRIVQEEIFGPVMSILYYDTVEEAVRRANNTELGLAAGVFTRDLNMAHRIIDQLQAGITWINSWGESPAEMAVGGWKKSGVGVENGRRGIEAWVRNKSTLVDMNGRVATVFAKL; from the exons GTCTTCCGGTCGGACTTTTCGCACAATAAACCCTGCCGACAATACTCCACTAGCGGAAATCCATGTTGCTTCAAATTCTGATACAGATGCCGccattgcagctgctgaCCGCGCGTTCCCTTTATGGTCGCAAACCCCTCATATCGCTCGTGCGCGCATCCTACAAAAGGCCGCGGCGTTGCTGCGCGAGAGAAATGACGAACTCGCCCGTCTCGAAACTTTAGATTCCGGCAAGGCCTATTCAGAGACAAGCACAGTCGACATCGTGACTGGTGCAGATGTACTGGAATACTATGCCAACCTGGTAGGAGGCGGTGGTCTTAACGGCGAGACGACGCAGTTAAGAGAAGATGCATGGGTCTTTACCAAGAAGGCTCCGCTGGGAGTCTGCGTTGGCATCGGCGCATGGAACTATCCTCTCCAGAT TGCTCTCTGGAAATCGGCACCATGTCTTGCGGCTGGAAATACCATGGTCTACAAGCCTAGTGAATATACGCCTCTGCATGCGCAGATGCTGGCTGAAATCTACCGGGAAGCTGGACTTCCCCCTGGCGTATTTAATGTTGTCTATGGCGCTGGGGATGTGGGTGCTTATTTGACTGCTCACCCCCTGGTCGCCAAGGTCAGCTTCACAGGACAGGTGTCCACAGGAATGAAGGTGGCCGGCTCCGCCGCGGGACAAATGAAGTACGTCACGATGGAGCTAGGAGGCAAGAGCCCATTGCTCATCCTCCCTGATGCGGACCTTGAAAATGCAGTAAATGGGGCCATGATGGCCAATTTTTTTAGTACAGGCCAGGTGTGTACTAATGGGACTCGAGTGTTCGTCCCGAGAGGCATGAAGTCTGCCTTTGAAAAGGCTCTTCTGGACAAGATGCAATATATCCGTCCCGGGCCGTTGTTTGACAACGCAACGAACTTCGGACCCTTGAGTTCTGCTCTTCACCTCGAAAAGGTAACCTCGTACATTCGTCATGGCATTGAGACGGACAAGGCAACGCTCCTCTATGGCGGGCTGGGAAAGCCCTCCCTTCCAAAGGATTTGGAGAATGGGTTCTGGGTAAGGCCGACTGTCTTCACGGACTGCACCGACTCCATGCGGATTGTCCAGGAAGAGATTTTTGGCCCGGTCATGTCAATCCTGTACTACGATACAGTCGAGGAAGCTGTCAGACGCGCAAATAACACTGAGCTTGGCCTTGCGGCTGGCGTCTTTACGCGAGACCTGAATATGGCACATCGTATCATCGACCAGCTCCAAGCGGGCATTACATGGATCAATTCCTGGGGTGAAAGCCCGGCCGAGATGGCTGTGGgtggctggaagaagagtggTGTTGGCGTGGAGAACGGCCGCAGAGGTATCGAAGCCTGGGTAAGGAACAAGAGTACGCTGGTGGATATGAATGGACGGGTTGCTACTGTCTTTGCAAAATTGTAG